The following coding sequences lie in one SAR324 cluster bacterium genomic window:
- a CDS encoding pentapeptide repeat-containing protein, whose translation MEGANPEGANLFIAVLKEANLQRAKLSDAKLELAMLQKANLREAHLGYANLSYANMQGTSLQGADLTGANLEGANLEGANLQKAHLDGANLSYVNLQPANLDGASLIYARTIKTLFGGARLCNTTMPDGHIEYNGCAYHPFFDEKVESPDE comes from the coding sequence TTGGAGGGAGCCAACCCGGAGGGAGCCAACCTGTTCATTGCAGTTTTGAAGGAAGCCAACCTGCAACGAGCCAAGCTGAGTGATGCCAAGCTGGAGTTGGCGATGTTGCAGAAGGCAAATCTGCGAGAGGCTCATCTTGGGTATGCCAATCTTTCGTATGCCAACATGCAGGGCACCTCACTCCAAGGAGCGGATCTGACAGGAGCTAACCTAGAGGGAGCAAATCTCGAAGGAGCAAATCTACAAAAAGCTCATCTGGATGGGGCCAACCTCAGCTACGTAAACCTGCAACCAGCCAATCTGGATGGGGCCAGCCTGATCTATGCAAGAACCATCAAGACGCTGTTCGGAGGAGCCCGTCTTTGCAACACGACCATGCCGGATGGACATATTGAGTACAACGGTTGCGCTTACCATCCCTTCTTCGACGAAAAAGTCGAATCTCCTGACGAATAA